One genomic segment of Hordeum vulgare subsp. vulgare chromosome 2H, MorexV3_pseudomolecules_assembly, whole genome shotgun sequence includes these proteins:
- the LOC123424888 gene encoding ABC transporter C family member 10-like isoform X2 encodes MSSLSSSSMTISLCGTPIGPNQGVLREIFDASTCTNHLVETGIVVPLAAALALRFLADFPGTRPSSAARRWLFWPSSPLQLAAVAFNGCLGLLHLLLGLWMLLGSNSDDDLDPSVHPPHWWLATLSQGFSLVLAGFAFAAGSRFLGPAFARAWSFSLTVYAAFVCCSSVVSIVVAEKAIAVKACLDLLSLPGAVMFLVYSVQSSHAHDDQDGHEDEGLYEPLKTGDTADAEEVAAGSSESSQQQGVTPFARAGILSQMTFWWLNPLMKTGYEKPLDDRDMPLPCAADRAQSQYSMFLERLNNNKNKQTSHDGTPPSILRAIVSHHRCGIMVSGLFALLKVLTLSTGPLLLRAFINLSTGKVTSDSRHEGYTLAALMFICKCCESLSQRQWYFRTRRLGLQVRSLLSAAIYRKQQKLSSSAKTKHSSGQIMNYLTVDAYRVGEFPYWFHQTWTTVVQLCVALAILYSAVGAAMVSSLVVVVITVLCNAPLAKLQHRFQSKLMEATDARLKAMSESLVHMKVLKLYAWEAHFKKAIEELREVECRWLSAFQLSRAYNSVLFWSSPVWVSAATFLTCYLVEIPLDASNVFTFIATLRLVQDPIRAIPEVLGVVVQAKVAFTRIEEFLGAPELNGRAKEKCSAVGTGYPVAMNSCGFSWCEDPSKLNLKDISLVVKAGEKVAICGEVGSGKSTLLAAILGEAPRTQGTIQVRGKIAYVSQNAWIQTGTVRENILFGSSMDRQRYQETLAVCSLVKDLEMLPYGDDTEIGERGVNLSGGQKQRLQLARALYQDADMYLLDDPFSAVDAHTATSLFNEYVMGALSDKTVLLVTHQVDFLPVFDSILLMSDGEVIRSAPYRDLFADCQEFKDLVNAHKDTIGISDVDNSVAPHGANRTSTKDKHHIYANGYTKSEEPSPARQLIKEEERETGDTGLKPYMIYLRQNKGFMYASLCVISHMIFIAGQIAQNSWMAANVQDPRVSTLRLITVYIVIGACTMLFLLSRCLSVVVLGVQTSRSLFTQLLDSLFRAPMSFYDSTPLGRVLSRVSSDLSTVDLDVPFAFMFSLSASLNGYSNLGVLAVVTWQVLFVSVPMIFLSVRLQRYYLASAKELMRINGTTKSALANHLGESILGAITIRAFEEEDRFFDKNSDLVDKNAIPYFYNFAATEWLIQRLEIMSAAVLSFSAFLIVLLPPGTFSPGFVGMALSYGLSLNMSFVSSIRKQCNFANQIISVERVNQYMDIKSEAAEVIEENRPAPDWPQIGSVELRDLKIRYRKDAPLVLHGISCKFEGGDKIGIVGRTGSGKTTLIGALFRLVEPAGGKIFIDSLDITTIGLHDLRSCLGIIPQDPTLFQGTVRYNLDPLGQFSDQQIWEVLDKCQLLEAVQEKEHGLDSPVAEDGSNWSMGQRQLFCLGRALLRRCRILVLDEATASIDNGTDVVLQKTIRTEFTHCTVITVAHRIPTVMDCDMVLAMSDGKVVEYDKPTNLMETEGSFFRELVKEYWSYTSNGNI; translated from the exons ATGAGTTCCCTCTCAA GTTCGTCGATGACGATCAGCTTGTGCGGGACCCCGATTGGTCCCAACCAGGGCGTCTTGAGGGAGATATTCGACGCCTCCACCTGCACGAACCACCTGGTGGAAACCGGCATTGTCGTGCCGCTCGCGGCCGCCCTTGCGCTCCGGTTCCTCGCCGACTTCCCCGGGACCAGACCGTCCTCCGCCGCACGACGCTGGCTTTTCTGGCCCAGTTCACCGCTGCAGCTGGCCGCCGTGGCGTTCAACGGCTGCTTGGGGCTGCTCCATCTTCTCCTAGGCCTGTGGATGCTGCTGGGGAGCAACTCCGACGACGATCTGGATCCCTCTGTTCACCCACCGCACTGGTGGCTTGCGACGCTGTCCCAGGGATTCAGCTTGGTCCTCGCCGGCTTCGCTTTCGCCGCCGGGAGCCGGTTCCTCGGGCCGGCATTTGCTCGAGCATGGTCCTTCTCGCTGACCGTCTACGCGGCGTTCGTCTGCTGTTCCTCGGTTGTCTCCATTGTTGTCGCCGAGAAGGCGATCGCCGTCAAGGCTTGCTTGGATCTCCTGTCGCTGCCAGGCGCAGTTATGTTCCTTGTCTACAGCGTTCAGAGCAGCCATGCCCATGATGATCAAGACGGACATGAAGATGAAGGATTATACGAGCCATTGAAGACGGGCGATACAGCTGACGCCGAAGAGGTAGCCGCTGGTTCTTCAGAGAGCAGCCAGCAGCAGGGGGTAACCCCCTTTGCCAGAGCCGGCATTTTGAGCCAGATGACATTCTGGTGGCTGAACCCTCTGATGAAGACGGGCTACGAGAAGCCCCTCGACGACAGAGACATGCCGCTGCCATGCGCCGCAGACCGAGCGCAGAGCCAGTACTCGATGTTCTTGGAGAGgctgaacaacaacaaaaacaagcagaCGTCACATGACGGCACGCCACCATCGATCCTGCGGGCTATCGTTTCTCATCACAGGTGTGGGATCATGGTCTCGGGTCTGTTCGCCCTGCTCAAGGTGCTCACCTTGTCCACAGGCCCGCTGCTCCTGAGGGCATTCATCAACCTGTCCACCGGGAAAGTCACCTCCGATTCCAGGCATGAAGGCTATACGCTGGCCGCGCTCATGTTCATCTGCAAATGTTGCGAGTCGCTGTCGCAGAGGCAGTGGTACTTCCGCACGCGGAGGCTGGGGCTCCAGGTGAGGTCGCTCCTCTCGGCGGCCATCTACAGGAAGCAGCAGAAGCTATCGAGCTCGGCCAAGACGAAGCACTCCTCCGGGCAGATCATGAACTACCTCACCGTCGACGCGTACCGTGTCGGGGAGTTCCCGTATTGGTTCCACCAGACATGGACGACGGTCGTCCAGCTCTGCGTCGCCCTGGCGATCCTTTACAGCGCGGTCGGCGCCGCCATGGTCTCGTccctggtcgtcgtcgtcatcaccgtgCTCTGCAACGCTCCGTTGGCCAAGCTGCAGCACAGGTTCCAGAGCAAGCTGATGGAGGCCACGGACGCGAGGTTGAAGGCCATGTCCGAGTCACTGGTGCACATGAAGGTGCTGAAGCTCTACGCGTGGGAGGCTCACTTCAAGAAGGCCATTGAGGAGCTGAGGGAGGTCGAGTGCAGGTGGCTGTCGGCGTTCCAGCTTAGCAGGGCGTACAACAGCGTCCTCTTCTGGTCGTCGCCCGTCTGGGTCTCGGCGGCGACGTTTCTGACATGCTACCTTGTGGAGATCCCTCTCGATGCCAGCAACGTCTTCACCTTCATCGCGACCCTGCGCCTGGTGCAGGACCCGATTCGGGCCATACCGGAGGTTCTTGGAGTCGTGGTGCAGGCTAAGGTTGCTTTCACTCGGATAGAGGAGTTTCTAGGCGCACCTGAGCTGAATGGACGAGCCAAGGAGAAATGCTCCGCTGTGGGCACCGGTTACCCGGTAGCGATGAACTCGTGCGGCTTCTCGTGGTGCGAAGATCCATCAAAGCTTAATCTGAAGGATATAAGCTTGGTGGTTAAAGCCGGGGAGAAGGTTGCGATCTGCGGAGAGGTAGGGTCAGGAAAGTCGACGCTTCTGGCTGCCATACTCGGAGAGGCCCCGAGAACCCAAGGCACG ATTCAAGTCCGCGGGAAAATAGCATATGTGTCACAGAACGCATGGATCCAAACCGGAACCGTGCGGGAGAACATCCTCTTCGGGTCTAGTATGGACAGACAAAGGTACCAGGAAACGCTCGCGGTGTGCTCGCTGGTGAAGGACCTCGAGATGTTGCCGTACGGAGACGACACTGAAATCGGGGAGAGGGGAGTGAACCTGAGCGGCGGTCAGAAGCAGCGCCTTCAGCTTGCTCGTGCGTTGTACCAAGACGCAGACATGTATCTCCTCGACGACCCTTTCAGCGCCGTCGATGCCCATACAGCAACCAGCCTCTTCAAC GAATATGTCATGGGCGCTCTTTCAGACAAGACTGTTCTTTTGGTCACCCACCAAGTCGATTTTCTACCCGTCTTCGACTCCATtctg CTGATGTCAGATGGGGAGGTTATCCGGTCGGCACCTTATCGAGATCTATTCGCGGACTGTCAAGAATTCAAAGACCTTGTAAATGCCCATAAGGATACCATTGGGATTTCAGATGTTGATAACAGTGTTGCTCCGCACGGAGCAAACAGAACATCAACAAAGGATAAGCATCATATTTATGCAAATGGATACACAAAGTCTGAGGAGCCATCACCAGCACGCCAACTGATCAAGGAAGAGGAAAGAGAGACAGGAGACACTGGACTTAAGCCCTACATGATCTACCTGCGCCAGAACAAAGGCTTCATGTATGCCTCCCTGTGTGTCATCTCTCACATGATCTTCATAGCTGGGCAAATAGCGCAGAACTCCTGGATGGCGGCGAATGTCCAGGATCCCCGTGTCAGTACACTGAGGCTAATCACGGTGTACATTGTTATCGGAGCTTGCACAATGCTGTTTTTGCTATCAAGATGTCTATCGGTCGTTGTTCTCGGGGTCCAGACGTCGAGATCCTTGTTTACCCAGTTACTCGATTCGTTGTTCCGTGCACCGATGTCCTTTTATGATTCTACTCCTCTAGGAAGGGTCCTTAGCCGG GTCTCTTCCGATTTGAGTACTGTCGACCTTGATGTTCCGTTTGCTTTCATGTTTAGCCTTAGTGCCAGCTTAAATGGATACAGTAATCTGGGGGTATTGGCTGTTGTTACATGGCAAGTTCTATTTGTGTCGGTGCCAATGATATTTTTATCAGTTAGGCTACAG AGGTATTACTTAGCCTCGGCTAAGGAATTGATGCGGATCAATGGCACCACCAAGTCTGCTCTGGCAAATCACCTAGGCGAATCGATTTTGGGGGCTATAACCATAAGGGCCTTCGAGGAAGAAGATCGTTTCTTTGATAAAAACTCTGATCTTGTTGATAAGAATGCTATCCCCTACTTCTACAACTTTGCAGCAACAGAATGGCTGATTCAACGCCTTGAAATAATGAGTGCTGCAGTCCTTTCTTTTTCTGCATTTCTCATAGTTCTTCTTCCTCCAGGAACTTTTAGCCCCG GTTTTGTGGGAATGGCACTGTCGTATGGTCTTTCCCTAAATATGTCTTTTGTTTCCTCTATTAGAAAGCAATGCAACTTTGCGAATCAAATAATATCCGTGGAACGGGTGAACCAGTACATGGACATTAAAAGTGAAGCAGCAGAAGTTATCGAAGAAAACCGACCAGCACCAGATTGGCCTCAGATCGGTAGTGTAGAGCTTAGAGATTTGAAG ATTAGGTACAGAAAAGATGCTCCCCTTGTACTGCATGGAATCAGTTGCAAGTTTGAAGGTGGAGATAAGATTGGTATAGTTGGTCGAACAGGAAGTGGGAAGACAACGTTGATTGGCGCATTGTTTCGCCTTGTCGAACCAGCTGGAGGGAAAATATTTATCGACTCTTTGGACATCACAACGATCGGCTTACATGACCTGCGTTCATGTTTGGGCATCATCCCACAAGATCCGACCCTTTTTCAGGGTACTGTAAGATATAATCTAGACCCTCTTGGGCAATTCTCAGATCAACAAATATGGGAG GttcttgataaatgtcaacttctCGAAGCTGTCCAGGAGAAAGAACATGGATTGGATTCACCTG TTGCGGAAGACGGATCGAACTGGAGCATGGGACAGAGGCAGCTCTTCTGTTTGGGACGTGCACTTTTGAGAAGGTGTCGCATCTTAGTTCTTGATGAAGCCACGGCATCTATAGACAATGGAACAGATGTCGTCCTTCAGAAGACTATTCGAACAGAATTCACACATTGCACCGTTATTACGGTCGCACACCGTATACCGACAGTTATGGACTGCGATATGGTACTTGCAATGAGCGATG GGAAAGTAGTGGAGTATGACAAACCTACAAACCTAATGGAAACCGAAGGATCTTTCTTCCGCGAGCTGGTCAAGGAGTACTGGTCATACACATCAAACGGAAACATATAG
- the LOC123424888 gene encoding ABC transporter C family member 10-like isoform X1, translating into MSRSHTTNSLSIATARGRDPTAMPRAVIHTLHAPGSSMTISLCGTPIGPNQGVLREIFDASTCTNHLVETGIVVPLAAALALRFLADFPGTRPSSAARRWLFWPSSPLQLAAVAFNGCLGLLHLLLGLWMLLGSNSDDDLDPSVHPPHWWLATLSQGFSLVLAGFAFAAGSRFLGPAFARAWSFSLTVYAAFVCCSSVVSIVVAEKAIAVKACLDLLSLPGAVMFLVYSVQSSHAHDDQDGHEDEGLYEPLKTGDTADAEEVAAGSSESSQQQGVTPFARAGILSQMTFWWLNPLMKTGYEKPLDDRDMPLPCAADRAQSQYSMFLERLNNNKNKQTSHDGTPPSILRAIVSHHRCGIMVSGLFALLKVLTLSTGPLLLRAFINLSTGKVTSDSRHEGYTLAALMFICKCCESLSQRQWYFRTRRLGLQVRSLLSAAIYRKQQKLSSSAKTKHSSGQIMNYLTVDAYRVGEFPYWFHQTWTTVVQLCVALAILYSAVGAAMVSSLVVVVITVLCNAPLAKLQHRFQSKLMEATDARLKAMSESLVHMKVLKLYAWEAHFKKAIEELREVECRWLSAFQLSRAYNSVLFWSSPVWVSAATFLTCYLVEIPLDASNVFTFIATLRLVQDPIRAIPEVLGVVVQAKVAFTRIEEFLGAPELNGRAKEKCSAVGTGYPVAMNSCGFSWCEDPSKLNLKDISLVVKAGEKVAICGEVGSGKSTLLAAILGEAPRTQGTIQVRGKIAYVSQNAWIQTGTVRENILFGSSMDRQRYQETLAVCSLVKDLEMLPYGDDTEIGERGVNLSGGQKQRLQLARALYQDADMYLLDDPFSAVDAHTATSLFNEYVMGALSDKTVLLVTHQVDFLPVFDSILLMSDGEVIRSAPYRDLFADCQEFKDLVNAHKDTIGISDVDNSVAPHGANRTSTKDKHHIYANGYTKSEEPSPARQLIKEEERETGDTGLKPYMIYLRQNKGFMYASLCVISHMIFIAGQIAQNSWMAANVQDPRVSTLRLITVYIVIGACTMLFLLSRCLSVVVLGVQTSRSLFTQLLDSLFRAPMSFYDSTPLGRVLSRVSSDLSTVDLDVPFAFMFSLSASLNGYSNLGVLAVVTWQVLFVSVPMIFLSVRLQRYYLASAKELMRINGTTKSALANHLGESILGAITIRAFEEEDRFFDKNSDLVDKNAIPYFYNFAATEWLIQRLEIMSAAVLSFSAFLIVLLPPGTFSPGFVGMALSYGLSLNMSFVSSIRKQCNFANQIISVERVNQYMDIKSEAAEVIEENRPAPDWPQIGSVELRDLKIRYRKDAPLVLHGISCKFEGGDKIGIVGRTGSGKTTLIGALFRLVEPAGGKIFIDSLDITTIGLHDLRSCLGIIPQDPTLFQGTVRYNLDPLGQFSDQQIWEVLDKCQLLEAVQEKEHGLDSPVAEDGSNWSMGQRQLFCLGRALLRRCRILVLDEATASIDNGTDVVLQKTIRTEFTHCTVITVAHRIPTVMDCDMVLAMSDGKVVEYDKPTNLMETEGSFFRELVKEYWSYTSNGNI; encoded by the exons ATGTCACGTAGCCACACCACCAATTCACTATCCATCGCCACAGCAAGAGGTCGGGATCCCACCGCAATGCCACGCGCTGTAATCCATACTCTTCATGCTCCAGGTTCGTCGATGACGATCAGCTTGTGCGGGACCCCGATTGGTCCCAACCAGGGCGTCTTGAGGGAGATATTCGACGCCTCCACCTGCACGAACCACCTGGTGGAAACCGGCATTGTCGTGCCGCTCGCGGCCGCCCTTGCGCTCCGGTTCCTCGCCGACTTCCCCGGGACCAGACCGTCCTCCGCCGCACGACGCTGGCTTTTCTGGCCCAGTTCACCGCTGCAGCTGGCCGCCGTGGCGTTCAACGGCTGCTTGGGGCTGCTCCATCTTCTCCTAGGCCTGTGGATGCTGCTGGGGAGCAACTCCGACGACGATCTGGATCCCTCTGTTCACCCACCGCACTGGTGGCTTGCGACGCTGTCCCAGGGATTCAGCTTGGTCCTCGCCGGCTTCGCTTTCGCCGCCGGGAGCCGGTTCCTCGGGCCGGCATTTGCTCGAGCATGGTCCTTCTCGCTGACCGTCTACGCGGCGTTCGTCTGCTGTTCCTCGGTTGTCTCCATTGTTGTCGCCGAGAAGGCGATCGCCGTCAAGGCTTGCTTGGATCTCCTGTCGCTGCCAGGCGCAGTTATGTTCCTTGTCTACAGCGTTCAGAGCAGCCATGCCCATGATGATCAAGACGGACATGAAGATGAAGGATTATACGAGCCATTGAAGACGGGCGATACAGCTGACGCCGAAGAGGTAGCCGCTGGTTCTTCAGAGAGCAGCCAGCAGCAGGGGGTAACCCCCTTTGCCAGAGCCGGCATTTTGAGCCAGATGACATTCTGGTGGCTGAACCCTCTGATGAAGACGGGCTACGAGAAGCCCCTCGACGACAGAGACATGCCGCTGCCATGCGCCGCAGACCGAGCGCAGAGCCAGTACTCGATGTTCTTGGAGAGgctgaacaacaacaaaaacaagcagaCGTCACATGACGGCACGCCACCATCGATCCTGCGGGCTATCGTTTCTCATCACAGGTGTGGGATCATGGTCTCGGGTCTGTTCGCCCTGCTCAAGGTGCTCACCTTGTCCACAGGCCCGCTGCTCCTGAGGGCATTCATCAACCTGTCCACCGGGAAAGTCACCTCCGATTCCAGGCATGAAGGCTATACGCTGGCCGCGCTCATGTTCATCTGCAAATGTTGCGAGTCGCTGTCGCAGAGGCAGTGGTACTTCCGCACGCGGAGGCTGGGGCTCCAGGTGAGGTCGCTCCTCTCGGCGGCCATCTACAGGAAGCAGCAGAAGCTATCGAGCTCGGCCAAGACGAAGCACTCCTCCGGGCAGATCATGAACTACCTCACCGTCGACGCGTACCGTGTCGGGGAGTTCCCGTATTGGTTCCACCAGACATGGACGACGGTCGTCCAGCTCTGCGTCGCCCTGGCGATCCTTTACAGCGCGGTCGGCGCCGCCATGGTCTCGTccctggtcgtcgtcgtcatcaccgtgCTCTGCAACGCTCCGTTGGCCAAGCTGCAGCACAGGTTCCAGAGCAAGCTGATGGAGGCCACGGACGCGAGGTTGAAGGCCATGTCCGAGTCACTGGTGCACATGAAGGTGCTGAAGCTCTACGCGTGGGAGGCTCACTTCAAGAAGGCCATTGAGGAGCTGAGGGAGGTCGAGTGCAGGTGGCTGTCGGCGTTCCAGCTTAGCAGGGCGTACAACAGCGTCCTCTTCTGGTCGTCGCCCGTCTGGGTCTCGGCGGCGACGTTTCTGACATGCTACCTTGTGGAGATCCCTCTCGATGCCAGCAACGTCTTCACCTTCATCGCGACCCTGCGCCTGGTGCAGGACCCGATTCGGGCCATACCGGAGGTTCTTGGAGTCGTGGTGCAGGCTAAGGTTGCTTTCACTCGGATAGAGGAGTTTCTAGGCGCACCTGAGCTGAATGGACGAGCCAAGGAGAAATGCTCCGCTGTGGGCACCGGTTACCCGGTAGCGATGAACTCGTGCGGCTTCTCGTGGTGCGAAGATCCATCAAAGCTTAATCTGAAGGATATAAGCTTGGTGGTTAAAGCCGGGGAGAAGGTTGCGATCTGCGGAGAGGTAGGGTCAGGAAAGTCGACGCTTCTGGCTGCCATACTCGGAGAGGCCCCGAGAACCCAAGGCACG ATTCAAGTCCGCGGGAAAATAGCATATGTGTCACAGAACGCATGGATCCAAACCGGAACCGTGCGGGAGAACATCCTCTTCGGGTCTAGTATGGACAGACAAAGGTACCAGGAAACGCTCGCGGTGTGCTCGCTGGTGAAGGACCTCGAGATGTTGCCGTACGGAGACGACACTGAAATCGGGGAGAGGGGAGTGAACCTGAGCGGCGGTCAGAAGCAGCGCCTTCAGCTTGCTCGTGCGTTGTACCAAGACGCAGACATGTATCTCCTCGACGACCCTTTCAGCGCCGTCGATGCCCATACAGCAACCAGCCTCTTCAAC GAATATGTCATGGGCGCTCTTTCAGACAAGACTGTTCTTTTGGTCACCCACCAAGTCGATTTTCTACCCGTCTTCGACTCCATtctg CTGATGTCAGATGGGGAGGTTATCCGGTCGGCACCTTATCGAGATCTATTCGCGGACTGTCAAGAATTCAAAGACCTTGTAAATGCCCATAAGGATACCATTGGGATTTCAGATGTTGATAACAGTGTTGCTCCGCACGGAGCAAACAGAACATCAACAAAGGATAAGCATCATATTTATGCAAATGGATACACAAAGTCTGAGGAGCCATCACCAGCACGCCAACTGATCAAGGAAGAGGAAAGAGAGACAGGAGACACTGGACTTAAGCCCTACATGATCTACCTGCGCCAGAACAAAGGCTTCATGTATGCCTCCCTGTGTGTCATCTCTCACATGATCTTCATAGCTGGGCAAATAGCGCAGAACTCCTGGATGGCGGCGAATGTCCAGGATCCCCGTGTCAGTACACTGAGGCTAATCACGGTGTACATTGTTATCGGAGCTTGCACAATGCTGTTTTTGCTATCAAGATGTCTATCGGTCGTTGTTCTCGGGGTCCAGACGTCGAGATCCTTGTTTACCCAGTTACTCGATTCGTTGTTCCGTGCACCGATGTCCTTTTATGATTCTACTCCTCTAGGAAGGGTCCTTAGCCGG GTCTCTTCCGATTTGAGTACTGTCGACCTTGATGTTCCGTTTGCTTTCATGTTTAGCCTTAGTGCCAGCTTAAATGGATACAGTAATCTGGGGGTATTGGCTGTTGTTACATGGCAAGTTCTATTTGTGTCGGTGCCAATGATATTTTTATCAGTTAGGCTACAG AGGTATTACTTAGCCTCGGCTAAGGAATTGATGCGGATCAATGGCACCACCAAGTCTGCTCTGGCAAATCACCTAGGCGAATCGATTTTGGGGGCTATAACCATAAGGGCCTTCGAGGAAGAAGATCGTTTCTTTGATAAAAACTCTGATCTTGTTGATAAGAATGCTATCCCCTACTTCTACAACTTTGCAGCAACAGAATGGCTGATTCAACGCCTTGAAATAATGAGTGCTGCAGTCCTTTCTTTTTCTGCATTTCTCATAGTTCTTCTTCCTCCAGGAACTTTTAGCCCCG GTTTTGTGGGAATGGCACTGTCGTATGGTCTTTCCCTAAATATGTCTTTTGTTTCCTCTATTAGAAAGCAATGCAACTTTGCGAATCAAATAATATCCGTGGAACGGGTGAACCAGTACATGGACATTAAAAGTGAAGCAGCAGAAGTTATCGAAGAAAACCGACCAGCACCAGATTGGCCTCAGATCGGTAGTGTAGAGCTTAGAGATTTGAAG ATTAGGTACAGAAAAGATGCTCCCCTTGTACTGCATGGAATCAGTTGCAAGTTTGAAGGTGGAGATAAGATTGGTATAGTTGGTCGAACAGGAAGTGGGAAGACAACGTTGATTGGCGCATTGTTTCGCCTTGTCGAACCAGCTGGAGGGAAAATATTTATCGACTCTTTGGACATCACAACGATCGGCTTACATGACCTGCGTTCATGTTTGGGCATCATCCCACAAGATCCGACCCTTTTTCAGGGTACTGTAAGATATAATCTAGACCCTCTTGGGCAATTCTCAGATCAACAAATATGGGAG GttcttgataaatgtcaacttctCGAAGCTGTCCAGGAGAAAGAACATGGATTGGATTCACCTG TTGCGGAAGACGGATCGAACTGGAGCATGGGACAGAGGCAGCTCTTCTGTTTGGGACGTGCACTTTTGAGAAGGTGTCGCATCTTAGTTCTTGATGAAGCCACGGCATCTATAGACAATGGAACAGATGTCGTCCTTCAGAAGACTATTCGAACAGAATTCACACATTGCACCGTTATTACGGTCGCACACCGTATACCGACAGTTATGGACTGCGATATGGTACTTGCAATGAGCGATG GGAAAGTAGTGGAGTATGACAAACCTACAAACCTAATGGAAACCGAAGGATCTTTCTTCCGCGAGCTGGTCAAGGAGTACTGGTCATACACATCAAACGGAAACATATAG